The genomic stretch gttctaacacaACCTTCTTCAAAACCTAATACAACACTTCATCTCCTTAGTTTCATTTTAAAATAAACCTGCAAACTTCAAACCTTCAAACTACACCAACATTAATCTCCCAACCATCCATAACAACCACCATGAACACCATTTAACTTCCACCACCCCCAAAGTAAAATGCGGTACACCTTCTATAACCTCATTACTACACAACCAATACACACCTCAAATTGGAATCCAAACAACAACCCTCACCGTGTTGCTCTCTCGACCTCCATTAACACCACCTCTTATCTCCCTCCTTAACACCATAAACACTCACTTCAAAAACCAAGTCTGGTGACGCCCTAAACAACTCTAGCTGGATACTTATCTCCAAACAACCTTCAACCACCATATACTCTAGTCTCTCTATTGCCGGCAACTGCCTTATTTCAAGCTCCACCATAACAAACTAAGACAATCGAACAACTATTCGCAACCACGTCGTTCATCCACCAAACGCGTCCCCACGCTAAGAGTCATACTGCCATTTGCCGATAAAGTTTCCTAGCCTCCGCAACTTCCTCTGACATCAGAATTCTAGGAAGTTACTTCATCCATTACATCCAGGCTTCTGCCTTATCGGAATATAGCAATCAAATAGTAACCAGACGTATGACTTCCTGAAAGAGAGTAACAACCAAACTTTTTTCTTATGGGAAGTTATTTCTTTCATGCTGATGGAAAGTTTTATACGTGTTAAGATTATTTTAAGTCTTAAATTCAGGAGGAGCTTGCAAATCTAACTCTGACTTTCTAAgctgaaaaataatttttaattgTATAAAATTAAGGGGGAGCATACAAACCTCACTTTGATATTTTATATGATTAAACAAgtaaaaattgttcatcaaaatacatgattttgtcatcaccaaaaagggggagattgttagaacaagatttggttctgcatctgacctttagttttgatgataacaatgcattgttTCTCAGAGAATAATTTTGTATACTAATGATTTTTATCTAGTGTGTAGATTTTGTTAATAGGTTCTAACTCTGAAGCAGGTTGATTATTGACTTAAGTCTGAAGTAACAAAGGATACAATAAAAAAGGTATAAGATATATTCAACCTGCCATTTAATTGCTGGCTTGTTTGTTTtcatatattttatttataacTTTTGTTTTTATTTACTTTATTTAGTTATTATTATTTGTTTGTTAGTAGAACTAGGTATTTTAATATTATTAGTTGGATTTGTTTTCGGTTTGACCCAATTGTTTGCTTAAACACCCTCACGCTTTATGTTTACACCCCCttcatttgttttgttttattaatcatgttaattattattattatataataactatttaattgattaaatgtttaatggattttacttttcaaaatgatcaattgattaattaaatgcagtttaattaattaattaatgtCAATTGATAAATGGATCACTTGATCAACTTGTTTAGTCGATCTCTTTATGTCAGTCATTTAATAAGATGATCTCTATCTATTATTCATACCATATCACGTATAAATAATCTAAGTAATTGCTGGTGCTTGGTTCATTGCGTTGCAATTTTGAAACTTAATTCCAATTTAGCTTTCGAAAATCGTTTGAACGCATATTTTTTTTTGCCCGacttcttatagagtgattcctacatTAATCCACTTTAAGTTAGTCTAACTTAGAGCTAAACTTATTACTATATACTTCAATTTATTTCTAGTCTATTGACTTTCTCTTGAGTCTTTTTACAATGAGATCTTTGTCTATTTACAATTGCTTATGAGCTTGTATTTTTAGTCATTTTATTATATCCCCATTCAACAAAATATACCCCCATTCCTGTAACGTGTAATAattttatcgctttcctttatttttattgtGTTAGTTGATTGTTAACtcaagattaaaatcaaccaCATTCAGAAAAGAACAAAAAATAACGCTCGATCCAATGTTGAACCTTTTTTCCCAAATCAAATTCGAATTAAATGCAATGCGAgtgcttgatccaatgtcaaaCATCTCTTCTGATTAATTCAAAATCTTTTTATAAAAtaacacttgatccaacgtcaagtcgttCGTTTTCAAGCTTTTCaataaaaatgaaagagaaagTGTTTGATTAGGTTTAGGACTTTCTATCTCGCAAATATTTGAACACTGTTGTAGAGCTCCATGTTGGAATATTCATCTTCcatattaaaaaataataattatttgaattaattcAGTTGCCCTATAGAAGAAAAATGATCGATTGGGTATCTACATTCTCCTTCCTGATTATTTGGGCATTACTGTAGAACTCCATGTGTGAATAACTGTCTTCCattaatgaactttgacctaattcgccacacattttcataataactcttggatgaaaagagagtgattgggcttaggcctcttcctttcCGGACATTTGAATACTGTTGTAGAACTCCCTGTTTGAATGTCCGTCTCCACCTAAAAGCAACTTAACccatcaaacttgttttccgcccttgtgcgacTTTGGAAATATTTTTAGAAACAAGTATGATGTATTCATATTGacgtgaaacaaacaaagacttccGTCTCTAAGAACGAGCAGCAAGCAAAGGTTTAACCACTCGATATGTCTAAAGGATCACTCCTTAAAAGCAATCAATCCAGTAGTTCTTTGTTGGCAAGAACTACGTAGTCTTGAGTTCTCCATAACACTTGTAGATACGTAGGAGCAGAATTTTAAAATCTTGTCAGACACCCCTTTAACAAAAATCCTTACTTTCTTTTTTCTCACTCGATAAGTAGAAGATCACAAGcgatatcacgctaacactctttcacgaaactaactaaatgtGTCCCGTTAAatacaacggatgtgaggggtgctaatacattccctctgcataatcgactcccgaacctgaTCGGGTTGCGACAACCAATTCTTTTTGTTTTTCGTgggattttatcgatatttttcctttttcttttcgAGAATAAATaagttcggtggcaactctgttTGTAGTATTTTGAGCGTTCCTTACGCTCGGGTATTTTTTGCGTCGCGACACTTAGCTTAGATAGTTGCTCTATTTGTAGCTCTGCCTGCAATTGTGTTACCATTTCCCCTTTATTTCACTGCAAAAAACGAAAAAAAACCAAAATATCAATTAAATTCtagaaaattttaaatttccaaCATTTCGTCAGAAATTCTGAATTTCCAGAAAAAAAAATCCTTTTTCTTAAATgacagaaattaaaaaaaaatgcaTATAAAAATATCAGGAAATTTGAAATTTTCtaaaaaaatgcattaaaaaataccaaaatttttaaaattttcgAAACTAAAACTTACTATTTTAGAATTTACTATATCACACTTCATTTTTTGAAATTTATATAAATTTCGAGTGGATAttgaaaataattaaaaaaatttacaaGATTAATATACTCAATGTATTAAATTTAGAGGATATCCGATATAATTGGGAGGATGGCAAGATCATTCATAAACTTAATGTCTTCAAATTTTAAGTAATGACTCATCAAAACTAAAGTCATTCATAAACTTAATGTCATAGTAAAATTTTAAGTAATCTCATCAAAACTAGAGCCGGCAATTATAAGACTTTTTCAAAGTTGTGATTTAACTTTAAAGACCCCAAAAATTTAAAAGCGTTAAATAATAAACTAGGTTCAAAATAAATCAGCCCCCAAAACTAAAGACCCCAACCTTTTTACTCAAagttttttaatttaaaaataattttttattttcatagagaatataaattagaaaaaaaactaatttttcataaaaaaagAACCTTAAATCCCCTAAATTAGACCCCTAAAATATTAtaacaaaaattaaaaagaaaCTTTGTCATGTAAGTTTCATGCTCAATCAATAAGATTGTCAAATCCTATACAACATGAAACTAGGAAGAAAAATAACTAGGAATCAAATAGTTTAATTCGGAAGAAAAAAATTACACCAAAATATAACATTCCAGTATAAGATAACTTAGATACATTGAGCAATAAAGTTAAAAAAAGAAACCACAATAGGTGTTGTATGAGAGTCAAAACTTGGAGTCATAAAAAAACAAACTTGTAATTCACTCATTCAGAAATCTAACCATTTCTGATAATAGACACATGTTGCTGGAGAGATAGTGCCATCCGGTGAACAAAAGGTCATTCTTTGACAAGAAAAACATGGAAAGGAAGTCAAGTCAGCAGTCTTCTTTTCCCCTCTAACTCCACCTTTGCTTTTGCTTATGTAACAAGTTTTGCCAACAGAAATAGATGCAAATTCCCCAAATCCAGTACTTATCATCTGCGTGATCTCATCATCCAAAACCAAAGTTTGCAAAATCTCTTCCATTTGTTTTGTCGTGACTTCAGTATTAAAGACTCCACTCCGTTTAATCCACTCCAAACATCCCTCACATGTGGAAACTTTCTGCATGAAAATGCATTTCAAACACACATCTTTTAGACTGTTTATATAATCTATATCAAGTTTCCCATCACTATAAAAATGACCACCGGTGATTTCCTCGGAAGGCATAAATTCTTTTGCCATGTAGTGCTTTCTACCTTTGTTTTGAATCGTAGTAACTTCCTTTATCATATTCTTGGAAATAAGTGTCTTGAGGGATTTGTTGACCACAGTAGTAGGAAGGTTTGTTTCTCTTTTCATGTCTCCCGTCCATATCCCTATGTTTTCCCGGCTTCGTATGAGGTTAAAGAGTAACCGCTCTTCATCTGTCAACACCGGCTCCGACACTTTTTGCCGTTTCCGTGGAGGGAAAGCAGATTCTTGCAAACGATTCATTCCTTCCTTACAAGAGAAAAATATCAGAGTATGAAAAACAGAATTCTGAAAACAGACACTTTTTAAATTTTAGAAAACAGAATTAACTGATGAAACCCTAGAAGTTGaaaaacaaaatttgaaaataaCTGATACTAAAATCGGGTGATTAAGCATGTCAAACTTATTCAGTCCGGTGAATTAAACTGGAATAAAATCAAACACAGTGAAAGCTTATACAGAGACAGTGTTGAAGATCAATTTTTAAAACTAGAACAAAGAAACGATAATCACGAAACTAATGGAATAATTTGCATAGATAGATGCAGAATTCAGATACCTCGGCGGAAAACGGAGATCTGAAAAATGAGAGCTACGAACACGAACACCGATTCCGATCTGCTACGCTCACTACTCGTTATACAGGTTAAATCGCAAAACCCCTAATTCTGTTGCGATTTTGTTTTTGACGGATCAAAGATTCAAAACCCTGGTTTCGTGTCAAGACCCGTTTCTAAATGTCGGGTTGGAAGCCCAAAGCTAGTTTTATTGAAGCCCGTTTCATTTGAAATTACACAATTATTATTCTTACCCTGTATATTGTACTCCATTTATAAAGCATATGGAATTCTCATTTTAACCATAACAAAGTTTAAATAATTGAGGGATTTCtgttttttaaataaaaaataaaaaattcaaaatataaaCTTGCTTATACCAATTCCTTTTCTCAAACTCTAATATTTGTGTTTTCCAAAATAAAATATGGTCAAAAAAAGTAATAGTATGATTGTTCTATTTCCAAAATATAAACTTGCTTATACCAATTCTTTTTCTCAAAATCAAGAATGTGAACTATAGAATTGTACTTTGTATGAAGACTAAAAATTGAACTATAGCCAAAATATTTTTTTCCTTGCATTTTCCATGCATACCCAAAATCTACTTCTTTCTCCTTTTCTCCTTGTTTTAGTTTCTAAGAGTAAAAATTATTGAATCCATTTATACAACTCATTGTTTTTATTCATCATAACTGAATCCTGATTCAATTACTACGAAGGCTTAATTTTCATCAAGTATATGTATTTGGAATGACTTAATTTTCATCAAGTATATGTATTTGGAATGACGACAAGATTGTCACAAGTCAATAATGACAACGCTATCAATCAAAATAATGAAATAAGCTTCCAAGGATAAAAAAATTTCAAGCTAAAAGTTACCTTTTTGTCAAAAACTTATTGCTGTTGTACAATCTTCCTCAGCTTGAAGATAACTGGATTAatggaagaaaaaaaaacattAGGTCGCAGCTATGAAGCCCGGACTCGGACACGGGATACGACACGGACACGAGGATCCCGCTAATACAAAAATCATAGGATACGGACACGAGAACCCTGCTAATGTAAAAATCATAGGACACGGACACGGTTATATATATCTTATATAATAATACAATTTATGAGCAAAATTTGTAAAAATTTAAAATGAGAAACAAAATTCATGTTATTTAAGATAAAATAATCAAAAATTCTTTCAAACCTGATAATTGATATTTATAGATACCTTGTGAATACCGAAGCAATGGTGTGCAAAGATGAAAATAATCGGAGAAGATAAAAGAATTTTGTGGAGACAAAAACAgtgaaatataaaaaaaataaggAATTCTAATTGTGTTGGTTTTACCATAAAGTAGTGGAATATGAAAAAAATCTATTTATTTTTTAAGTTTTGAAAATTTTTGAGTTGAGTTTTTATTTATTCTTTTAAATCTGGAATTTTCTGAATTGGATCGTGTCCTTTATTTGAAATAAGGTGTCGTATCCGTGTCCGTATCAATTAATTTTTTTTCGTTGGACTCTTCAAAAACGTGTCCGACACGGCGACATGCCGATTGAATGACGTGTCAGAGCTTCATAGGTTCCAGGAAACTTCAAGAGAAATAAACAAAGAATGACACATTATCTGTCCAGTTCTAGATACGCTTGAGCCCTGTTATTATAGTATGTTGCGTTGTTGCCGCAAAGTTTAATAGCTTCGGTATAAAATCCAATGGCTTTCTGCCACTGCTTATCTTTGTAGGCTTGATTTCCCCTGAATCATTGAATTATGAATACAAAAATAATGAGTGAACAGAGCAAGCACAAAAGGAACTAAGAATTTAGAAGCAAAAATATCAGATGCATCTTAATAGAAAGGGCAACATAATTATAGGGGAAGGTCAAGGATAAATTATAACACCTTAAAGAAAGCATCAACCTTTTGACATAAGAGATGCTAATGGAAGGAACAAAATTTAATGTTAACTAGAATGCATGGTTTGTCGTCCAGGAGAAAGTAAAAGTGTTCCAGGATCAGAATTTATGAGTTGTTTGCAAAGTAAATGTCTATATCTATGAATGGTGGGAGGACAAAAGAGAGATCATAGATGCTTGGCATTTAGAACTTATATAGTCTTCAAAATTAATATGCTTCAATACTTGCTCTGAAGATAAT from Lathyrus oleraceus cultivar Zhongwan6 chromosome 7, CAAS_Psat_ZW6_1.0, whole genome shotgun sequence encodes the following:
- the LOC127105229 gene encoding uncharacterized protein LOC127105229 yields the protein MNRLQESAFPPRKRQKVSEPVLTDEERLLFNLIRSRENIGIWTGDMKRETNLPTTVVNKSLKTLISKNMIKEVTTIQNKGRKHYMAKEFMPSEEITGGHFYSDGKLDIDYINSLKDVCLKCIFMQKVSTCEGCLEWIKRSGVFNTEVTTKQMEEILQTLVLDDEITQMISTGFGEFASISVGKTCYISKSKGGVRGEKKTADLTSFPCFSCQRMTFCSPDGTISPATCVYYQKWLDF